The Macrotis lagotis isolate mMagLag1 chromosome 6, bilby.v1.9.chrom.fasta, whole genome shotgun sequence genome includes a window with the following:
- the TNP1 gene encoding spermatid nuclear transition protein 1 isoform X2 → MSNNRRMKSQGGRRNKSKSHKGVKKGGTKKNYRKGGLKSRKRGEEGNVQTASQGKKQLMTDSHNPVTLGQKA, encoded by the exons ATGTCTAACAACAGGAGGATGAAAAGCCAAGGTGGGAGGAGAAACAAAAGCAAATCTCACAAGGGGGTCAAAAAAGGTGGAACTAAAAAAAACTACCGAAAGGGTGGACTGAAAAGCAGAAAGAGAGGTGAGGAAG GAAATGTCCAGACTGCAAGTCAAGGGAAAAAACAACTAATGACCGATTCACATAATCCAGTGACCCTTGGACAAAAAGCTTAA